TCATCACCCTGACCAAAGTTAGTTAGTCCTGTTGTTGGTCCTGAACACCCAGAATTATGgaagctcactgtggcctcgtaCAACATTAGAATTTGGTCTGGAAATCAAGTTATGGGAACAAGAAGTCATAAGCCATATTATACTATTAACCTAAATTACAATCTGAAAATTCCTTTGCAAAGTTGTGTAAAACCCCCTTATATGCTAGCTGTAGGAAACATAGCTATTAAGCCAGATTCCCAAACTACAACCAGTGAAAATTGTAGATTGTTTACTTGCATTGATTCAACTTTTGATTGGCAGAATGGTATTCTGTTAGTAAGGGCAAGAAAAGATGTGTGGATCCCTGTGTCCAAGGATCGACCGTGGGAGGCTTCTCCATCTGTACATATCTTAAGTATTAAAAGGAGTTCTAACTAGATCtaaaagattcatttttactttcattGCAGTGATTATGGGTCTTATTGCAGTCACAGCTACTGCTGCGCCTGCTGGAATTGCTTTACACTCCTCTGTTCAAACTGCAGAATGTGTGAATAATTGGCAAAACAATTCCTCAAAATTGTGGAATTGTGAGACTCAAACagatcaaaaattggcaaatcaaattaatgatcttagaCAAACTGTTATTTGGATGGGAGATAGGCTCATGagcttggaatatctttttcagttACAGTGTGACTGGAATACGTCAGATTTTTGTATTACACCTCGAGCTTATAATGAATCTGAACATCACTGGGACATGGTTAGACGTCATCTACAAGCAAGAGAAGATAATCTTACCTTACACATTTCTAAATTGaaagaacaaatttttgaaaCATCAAAAGCCCAGTTAAATCTGGTGTCAGAAATGGAGGCAATGGTAAAAGCTGTTGATAGCTTCACAAATCTTAACCCTGTCACTTGGGTTAAAACCACTGGAAATTCCACTATTGCAAATTTTGTATTAATTCTTGTATGTCTGTCCTCTCTATTGTTAGTCTACAGGTGTATCCAGCAGCTCCAGAGAGACAGTGACCAGCGAGAAGGGGCCATGATGACCATGGCggttttgtcaaaaagaaaagggggaaatgtagggaaaagagagagatcaggttgtc
This genomic stretch from Pan paniscus chromosome 7, NHGRI_mPanPan1-v2.0_pri, whole genome shotgun sequence harbors:
- the LOC129398584 gene encoding LOW QUALITY PROTEIN: endogenous retrovirus group K member 6 Env polyprotein-like (The sequence of the model RefSeq protein was modified relative to this genomic sequence to represent the inferred CDS: inserted 2 bases in 1 codon; substituted 2 bases at 2 genomic stop codons), translated to MNPSEVQGKAPPQRQRTRNRTSSTRRVNKMVISEEQMKLPSTKKVGLPTWAQLKKLTQLAEKSLENTRVTQTPENMLLAALMIVSTVVSLPMSSGAATANYTYWAYVPFPPLIRAVTWIDNPIEVYVNNSAWVPGPTDDRGPTQPEEEGMMINISIGYHYPPICLGKAPGCLMPTNQNWLVEVPTVRATSKFTYRMISGMSLGSQMNNLQNSSYQRSLKFRPKGKPCPKEIPKESKDPEVLVWEECVADTAVVLQNNKFGTIIDXAPRGQLYDDCMGQIHSCSQAPSVWPTNLAYDSDLTKRLDQVYRRLELPYPWKWGEKRISSPXPKLVSPVVGPEHPELWKLTVASYNIRIWSGNQVMGTRSHKPYYTINLNYNLKIPLQSCVKPPYMLAVGNIAIKPDSQTTTSENCRLFTCIDSTFDWQNGILLVRARKDVWIPVSKDRPWEASPSVHILXVLKGVLTRSKRFIFTFIAVIMGLIAVTATAAPAGIALHSSVQTAECVNNWQNNSSKLWNCETQTDQKLANQINDLRQTVIWMGDRLMSLEYLFQLQCDWNTSDFCITPRAYNESEHHWDMVRRHLQAREDNLTLHISKLKEQIFETSKAQLNLVSEMEAMVKAVDSFTNLNPVTWVKTTGNSTIANFVLILVCLSSLLLVYRCIQQLQRDSDQREGAMMTMAVLSKRKGGNVGKRERSGCHCVYVEREDIRDSILKKTCTLTIALLRRCSFVSLPQPL